TTGACATCTCCTACAACTCGAAGATGAACGACAACACATTCAACGGCAATTTCTGGAGCGAGTACAGCGGATATGATCTGGACCAAAATGGTCAGGGGGATGTCCCCTACAGACCTGTCAAGCTGTTTTCCTACGTGGTTAATAAAACACCTGAAACCATCGTACTACTCAGGAGCCTTTTTGTGGATCTGATCAACTTTTCAGAAAAAGTATCTCCTGCCTTCACACCAGACGATCTGGTGGATCATTCACCTTCTATGAACAAACACAAATGATAGCAGTAAAAAACATAAGCAAAGCCTTTGGGTCACTCCAGGTGCTGGATAAGATAAGTTTTGATTTAAAAAAAGGTGGGATCTTCGCTGTATTGGGACCCAATGGATCGGGGAAAACCACCTTTTTGAAGATCTTGCTAGGCATGGTGCTGCCAGACAGTGGAGAAATCTACTATCAGGACCAGCCCATCCTGCAATCGCACGCCTACCGTAAACACATCGGATACCTGCCGCAGATTGCGCGCTTTCCTGACAATCTCAAAGTCAGAGAAATCATCCATATGATCATGGACATCCGCGAGGAGCCAGCGCATCCCGAACCTCTGATCGAGCTCTTCAAGCTCGACAAGTTCATGGACAAAAAGCTGGGAGACCTATCGGGAGGTACCCGACAAAAGGTCAACATCGTGCTCACCTTTATGTTTGACACACCAGTGGTGGTGCTGGATGAGCCTACGGCAGGTCTGGACCCCGTATCGTTGATCAAGCTAAAGGACCTCTTGCATCAGGCCAAAAATCAAGGCAAAATGATACTGATTACTTCGCATATCATGAGCCTCGTAGAAGAACTGGCCGATGAAGTCATCTTCTTGCTAGAAGGCAAGATTTATTTTCAAGGGACGCTCTCTGACCTCCAGTCCAAAACGGAAACCAGAGATCTCGAACATTCAATTGCAGCCATATTAGAGCCATGATCAAGATATTAAAATACAGTTTCTCGGATTTGATCCGAAGCAGATGGAGCTACATCTATCTGGCGTTTTACCTCCTATTGGGGTTTGTACTATTGTTTCTAAACCATGACCTGTCCAAGGCCATCATCACCATGATGAATGTGATCGTGGTGCTGACACCTATGATCGGTACCATCTTTGGCGTCATGTACTTTTACAATTCTCGTGAGTTTACGGAGCTGCTGCTCGCACAGCCCGTTCAGCGTACCAAAGTGTTTTTTGGGCAGTATCTCGGTATCTCCCTCTCGCTATCACTCAGCTTGATCATCGGACTGGGGATTCCCTTTCTGGCCTATGGACTGTTTCGGTCCACGGAGATATTCAATTTCATTTTGCTCCTGATATCCGGCACATTTCTGACTTTCATATTCGTGGCACTGTCGATCAACATCGCCCTGGCCAATACCAACAAGATCAAAGGCTTTGGCTTTGCCATCCTGATGTGGCTGTTTTTTGCGGTGATATACGATGGACTGATCCTACTGTCGATGATGGTATTTGAGGATTACCCACTGGACAAATTTGCGCTGGTGGCCAGTTTTCTCAATCCGGTAGACCTGTCTCGGATCCTGATTATTCTCAAATTGGACATTTCCGCCTTGCTGGGTTATACCGGGGCTTTGTTTCAGCGTTTTTTTGGCACGGGTGCTGGCTTATTCTTCTCCTTTTCACTATTGTTGGTCTGGGTGCTTTTGCCAGTTGCGCTGTTGATAAAAGTAGCCCGAAGAAAGGATTTTTAGTCTCGGATAAAAATGGATCTAGCAATCAAATCGACAGGGATTCGGCTCAAGATAGCCATGGCCAATTTTCTGGTCGTAGCACTACTAGGCTGTATGCTCAGGTATTTTCTCTACCGACCCTTTGCCGGATTCGACTATGGTTTTGTCCTGCATGCCCACTCGCACATGGCTTTTTTGGGCTGGGTCTTCATGGCACTCTTTGCCTTTATTCTTTCGGCCTTTGCTAGCGATGAAAACAAACCCGTCTATGTGCGTCTTTTTTGGATCCTACAGGGGGCCAACCTGGGTATGCTCTTCACTTTCCCTTTTATGGGCTATGCCCTTTGGTCGATTGTGTTTTCGTCCATACATGCTGTGACAGCTATGTTTTTCGCCATCATTTTCATCAAAGAGATGCGAAAAGGAGAGAAGAAAACAGCCCAGCTATTTGTCCAATGGGCGCTGATCCTGATGATCCTGTCCAACCTGGCACCATTCGCACTGGGGCCCGTATCGGCTACCCAGGGGAAGGGCGACCTGTACTACCTGCTCATCTATTTCTACCTGCACTTTCAGTACAACGGCTGGTTCACTTTTGCTCTGATCGGGTTACTGCTGCGCCACCTGGAGCAGCGTGGGGTAGACACCCAGCACCGATGGGCCAGACTGGGATTCAAACTAAAACTGATTGCCATATTCCCGGCCTTTGTGCTCTCCGCCCTATGGACCACACCGGCTATGCCTTGGTACATGCTGGCTGCACTGGCGGCTATGCTGCAACTGGTCGGGCTTTTATTCCTCCTGGCTTTTGTGATCAAGGAGGCCCGACAGCCGATTATGGAAATGGCTAAAAGCCTTCGCTATCTTTTATTGGCGGGAGCTCTGGCCCTGCTGGTTCAGCATGTGCTGCAGGCACTGTCTGCCATCCCCGCTCTGGTCGAACTGGCCTTTGCCAGAAACATAGTCATAGCCTATTTGCATATGGTATTGATTGGCTTTGTCACCTTGTTCTTGTTTTTCAACCTGCACTTGCAGGGATATTTGCGCCCGAGTAGATCGACCCATTTAGGACTCCTTTTGTTTTTTGGGAGCTTCCTACTCAGCGAAGTGATCCTGCTGGCACAGCCCTACATCAGGGCGTCTGCCTGGTACCTCTTCTTACTGGCTCTGTCTCAGCTATTGGCGCTTTTGATTCTTTTTACTCAGATGAAAACCCAACATCAACCAACATGAAAAAGAGTTTCCTCCTCCCCATCATGATCCTGGTGGTCGCCTCCCTACTCTCTGGTATTTTTAGCGGATGGTATCGCCTGGGCTTTGCCCTGCCTGTAGATCAAATATTCTTACACCATGGAGCCATCATGACAGGCAGTTTTTTGGGCACGCTGATCCTGATGGAACGCATCGTCACCCTCCAGCGCAAATGGCTCTTTGCCTTCCCGCTGGTCAATGTGAGCAGCCTGCTGTTTTACTACATGGGCTGGCATCAGGCTGCATTTCTCTGTTTGATCCTTGGCGCGCTGGGACTGTTCTATGTCTTTCATCTGATCCATCAAAAATCGCCCAACCTCCCACACAAAATCATGTGGGTAGGAGCCGCTGCATGGCTGCTGGGCAATACGAATTTGCTACTCATGGGCGCCTATGCCCATTCGATCCTGTGGTGGATGGCTTTTTTGCTCCTGACGATTGCCGGCGAACGACTAGAGCTGGCGCAGTTTTTACCCGTGAGCAAGGGCAAACGAGCCATTCTGCTCGTGCTATTGGGGACTTTTGTTGTCGCCTGCATGCTGCCATATCATTTGGGAGGCAACTATGTGGCAGGTGTGGCTTTACTGCTGATCAGCCTATGGCTCATGCGCTACGACATGATCCGCCAGTCTATCAAAAAGCCCGGTATTCATCGCTACAGCGCAGTTAGTCTGCTGCTAGGCTATGTGTGGCTGGGCCTATCAGGGCTCAGCTATGGGCTAGATGCCAGTGGTACGATCAACTACGATGTGCTTATTCATAGCTTTTATCTGGGCTTTGTCTTCTCTATGATTTTTGCACACGCGCCCTTTGTTTTACCCGGGATCTTAAAACTCAGCTACAAACCCTATCACCCCATCCTCTATCTCTGGATTTCTGTTTTTCATGCTTCGCTCCTGATCCGGCTGCTCGGCTCCATGCTATCCATCCCCGCATGGAAACAATGGGGTGGCCTGGCCAATGGCCTGTGCATTCTGCTTTTCATGATCCAGGTGGTGACTCTGCTATTGATTAAAAGAAAAAGAGCAATAAATCAGGAGAAGCAATCGATGGGTTGATACAGGCTGCTTATGGCACCCCGTTCACCGTTCTCTCAAGTCTTCTGAGGTGTGACTTGATAGGTTAAAATGAAACAAATATCTCCTTATACGGCTTTTCTGGTAGAAACATGCGGCAGCAGCATTCCCAAATTTGCAGATTGCCCAAACATCCATGCGGCCGCAATCGCCAACTTGCAGAAAGCAGAAAAATGCGTTTTTCTCCATTCCCGAACTTGCAGAAGGCTCAAAAATTGATTTTTCTCGATTCTGCAACTTGCGGAAGCTCCAAAAATTGGTTTTTCTGCATTCCCTAGTTTGCAGAATGCCCAAACATGGGCGTTTCTACCTTTTGGACATCTTCCGAAGTTCCAAACATCCATGTTTCTAGCTTTTTTAAATTAAAACCCCTTTCTTTCAAGCCTTCCGAAAGACATAGAAAACAACCGTCACCCGACAAAGTAGATAAGGACACGAGTCTTGATCTATGATGAGGCCTACGCACCGGTGGGCGTGAGTCTGGTGCTCTGGTGGCGGGGTAATAGGAAGCTGCAGTGATATTTCTCCTCACTATCGCACGATCGAAAGGGGAAACGTAAATGACTAAATCAGCCTCCCAAACTTGCTTGTGTCAGCAACCCTTTCAGCAGCAAAGTTTATATTTAAGACTTCAATCAAACAACGAAGCATGAAGACTACAAAACACTTACTATTTGTATTTCTATCTATACTATGTTCCCAATCAGCCATAGGTCAAGACCTACTGACCCATGCATATGGCAGGGACACCTACAGCCTCAACGGCGAATGGCAGTATATCGTAGACCCCTACGAAACGGGCTTCTACGACTACCGCTTCAAAGAGAAACATGAAAAAGACCCTGGGGCCTATTGGAACCCCGGCATACCTAAAGACAAATCATCTCTGATCGAACATAGCTATAGCGACAAAAACACGCTGAATGTACCCGGCGACTGGAACTCGCAGGATCGCCTATTCCTCTACTATGAGGGTACTGTGTGGTACAAAAAGTCCTTTGATTATCAAAAGAAAAAAGAATCCAACAGATTGTTCCTTTACTTCGGGGCGGTCAACTATCAGGCAGAGGTCTATCTGAACGGCAAGAAGCTCGGCTCGCACAAAGGGGGCTTTACACCCTTCCAATTTGAAATCAGTAGCGAAATCCTGAAGGAGAAAGACAACTTTGTAGTAGTCAAAGTGGACAACAAAAGACACAAAGATGAGGTGCCAACAGTCAACACCGACTGGTGGAACTACGGCGGGATCACACGCGATGTGATGCTGGTGGAGACACCGGCCGTTTTCGTAGAAGACTACTTCATAGATCTGGATGCACCTACCGCCACGTTAAAATCCAAAACCAAGAAGGCCAAAGCCAAAGGCTGGGTCAAACTGAATGGCGCCAAAGCAGGTGAAACCGTAACCGTCGAGATCCCTGAGCTGAAAGTCAAGCAAAGCATAAAATATACGGGAGAAGCCACAGCGTTTAGCCTGGACCTACCCAAAGTAGAGCTTTGGTCTGATGTAAACCCAAAGAGGTACGAGGTGGTGATCTCAGCTGCCAATGATCAATTGAGCGACCTGATCGGGTTCCGTCAGATCGAGGTGTCTGGCAAAGATATTTTGTTGAATGGTAAGCCGATATTCTTAAGAGGCATCTGTATGCACGAGGAAATAGCCACAGAGGTACGCAGGGCCAACTCAGAAGCGGATGCGCTAAAACTACTAGGATGGGCCAAGGAGCTCAACTGCAACTTTGTAAGGCTCGCCCACTACCCACACAACGAGCACATCGTAAGAGCGGCTGACTCTTTAGGCATCTTGCTTTGGTCCGAAATCCCGGTGTACTGGACCATTGATTTTGGCAATCCCGAGGTACTGAAAAAAGCGAAAACCCAGCTCGAAGAAATGATCACCCGCGATCGCAACAGACCGAGTATCATCATCTGGTCGGTAGGTAACGAAACGCCCGTGTCAGAAACCCGAACTGAATTCATGAAGGAGCTCGTGATGCGTACCAGGGAGCTAGACGATAGCCGACTGGTATCTGCCGCGCTAGAGGTTCACTACAACAAAGACAAAAACACCATCGACGATCCTTTGGGCGCGTACACAGACATCGTATCTGTCAATGAATACCTGGGCTGGTACATTGGATTGCCCTCCTACTGCGAGACAGCCGAATGGGAAACCATCTATGACAAGCCATTGGTATTTAGCGAAACAGGTGCGGGGGCGAAAGGCGGCTTTCATGCAGACTCCCTGACACGCTGGAGCGAGGAGTATCAGGAATGGCTCTACGAAGAGCAAGTAAAAATGATGAAACGCATGCCAGACAACTACACGGGCTTGATGCCATGGATACTGGTAGACTTCAGGTCTCCCAAGAGAAACAATCCAGTCTACCAGGAAGGCTGGAACCGAAAAGGCTTGATCGACAATGAAGGCAACAAGAAAAAGGCCTTCTATGTTCTACAAAAGTACTACAAGGAGATAGAGGAAAAGACTAGATAATTCCTCAAGCACTTAATTAGAAAGGCACAGCGATTGATTGTTGTGCCTTTTTTATTGAAGCCTACGAATAGTCCTCGTTTAACGAAGTGCAACGAGGATGATGGTGTTCAGCGTTTGCAACACGATAAGGTCTTAAGAACTAAAACCTCCCGAAATGGTTTTTTGGCAAGACGATATTCCTAAAACTGCCAAATGCGTTTATCTAGATTTTCACAAAAGAAAAAGCCTCAAATATGGATTTTTTGGTTTGTGTAAAAAAAGTTTGTGCAATTTTGAAAATAAAGTTTGTGCAAAATTTGTTTTCATTTGTAAATAAAGTTTGTGCATAATTAAACCATATAGATATTCAAAGAATAACTGCCTCTTGAATTAGAGGGGCAGTAAAGTTACCACAAATCAATATATTTTACTGTTGGATAATTTCCCATTGTTGATTAGTTCCTCCATTATCTGGCCACTGACTAGCTCCATCCGCAGTAGAACCACCATTAACATCCAAACCCTGACCGCGATTTCGATTGACTATTACATAATACGTTGTCCCAGCACCTCCTGAAACATTTTCGCCCACCCATATCTGATTCTATCTAACCAGATTGATTAGTCGTACTTAAAGTAATATTCGTTCCAATTCCACTGCGTTCCTAGATACTATACGAATCACCATCTCTCAAACCAGACCAATAGATACTACTATTTCGAAATAAGTTAGTTGAGCCTTGTATATATGCCACTTCATTATCTCCATTTGCAGAACCATTGTAATTTTTCCCAGTAGTCATACCTGCTCCATATTCCGTTACAACGGTTCTACTTGCATAAGACCCAATTCGATTGTTCCAGTCTTGTTCCCATTGTGATGGCGTAGAATGTGTAGTCCAAAAGGCATAGTTGTGCAGAGCCAAAAGACAACTGCTAAATCGGCTATCGGCACCAACACCTTTGACATCCTCTGAATATCCAGTTCCTCCTAGTAAAATCCTTCCTCGAGGAATACTTGGGCACTCCGAAAGCCTATCGTCATAGATTGTAGTTAGCTGCGAAAGGAAGTATCCATGCGGCTCATTAATACCTCAAAGTAAACTTTAGACTCATTACCATATCCCAAAAATTGGACATATTATCAATTATGCTATCACGAGAAGAAGCCCCATCTAATAAGCTATTATTACCTTCATATCCTTATTCACTACCTGATCAATGACTGCTGAATAAGCCCCACCAAGATTCAAATACACTAGGCGGGTTAATCGGTAATCTTACAGCATTTACTCAAGGCATGTTGATTTGAAAACAACTAAGACGTGCCAACCATGCCCTAGTTTAAATCCAGAAGCTGTATGCCATAGTGATCATACCCCAATAGTTAGGACAGGGATTGTTCGGTTTTAAGTTCTACAATAGTGTTTAATAATCCTTTCATTAACAATAAAACCCAAAAATAATCTACTCATTAGGCGGCCTGTTTTTGGGTGGTTTGATAGAGATCAATCGGTCTCTGATTCTCGATACTTGTATGCCTTCTTTCCATGTTGTAGTAGTTGAAGTACTCTGCCACTAGTAGGTACAGATCCATACCGTCCTTAGGTGGATTGAGGTACAGTTTTTCATACTTTACACTTCTCCACAACCGCTCAATAAAGGCATTGTCAATAGCCCTTCCTTTTCCGTCCATACTCAATTTGATGTCTTGACTCAAGACGAAGTTGGCGAAGACTTCTGATGTAAACTGTGAGCCTTGATCGGTATTGAGGATCTCTGGCTTTCCATGTGTTTCTATAGCCTCTTCTAGGCAGTTTAGGCACCAGTCCGCATCCATTGAGTTAGATACTGACCAATTGACTACATACCTGCTGTAGAGGTCAATAATGGCTATCAAATACATAAAACCCTTCTTCATTGGGATGTAGGTGATGTCTATTGCCCAGACCTGATTGGGACGTTTCACGGTCAGATTACGAAGCAGATAAGGGTACACTTTATGAGCCTTGTGCCGTCTGGAAGTATGTTTTCCAGGCTGGGTAGCTCTAAGCCCCATCACCCGATAGTAGAGTCGTTCAACCCGATTTTTGCTCACCTGCAGTCCCTTGTCTTTGGTCAGCCAGGTATGCATGCTGCGTGCCCCCTTAAAAGAATGGTGGAGATAATGCTCGTCCATCATACGCATGAGTTTTAAGTTCAATTCAGATTCTCCTCTGGGCTTATAATATATTCCCGAACGGTGTAGGGAAAGTAGTTTGCACTGCTTTGCCATACTCAATTGACCCTTGCTTATCAATGATCGCCGTTCAGCAAGAGGTCTTACCGCAAGGCGTCGTTTAAAAAATCATTCTCAACTTTAAGTTGCCCAATTACCTTAAGCAGCTGATCACGTTCATCTTCAATTTGGGACTTCTTGCTCTTGCCTTTTTTCTCAAAAACACCCTCTGCATTGGCCAAAAACTCTCTTTTCCAGAGGTTGATTTGCTGAGGGGCTAGTTCATATTTCTGTGCTAGTTCTGCTACACTTGATTGCTCTTTGATGGCCTCTAATACCACCTTCGTCTTGAATTTTGATGTGTACTTCTTGCGTGTCATATCAGTAAATTTAATCGTCATTTCTGAACTAAACCCACTGTCCCATTTTTTGGGGTATGATCATAGAGCGGTACTTGAAATAAAACGAAGTGCCAACAGATAAAATCAAGGAACTTCGTGAGCAAGACGCTGTACCCATATTAAAGGACTTCAAAGAATGGCTTGAGGATCAATACACACAAGTACTACCCAAAACTGCTATTGGCAAGGCCATCGCCTATAGCCTGAAGTTATTGCCACAGTTGACTGTTTACACCTAAAATGGGAAATGGACTATTGACAACAATGCTTTAGAAAACAATATCGGACCATTGGCACTGGGCAAGAATAATTATTTATTCGCCAGATCACATCAGGCCGCACACCAAGCCGCAATGATGTTCTCTTTCTTTGGTATCTGCAAACTAAACTCAACAACATAGCCCCTATAAGGTGGCTCACCGAAACCCTGAGAAAACTCCCTGATGCCAAAATCAGCCATCTCGAAAAGCTACTGCCTCTCAGAATGCAAAACAATTTACTATTCCTAGGCACTCAAGACCGGAGGGATACATTACATCTCTTATGAAAGTGCAAATTTCAGCGAATAGTCGACACTGCTATATTTTTACGACAAATTAATATCCAGAATATTGTGTTAAAATAGAGCCACAAAATGTGGCCCTATTAACAATTACTAATTAATTACTACTCTAATTTTTGTTTCTTGAACACCTGCTTTTATACTTATGATATAAATACCTATTAGTGTATTAGATGGTAAATCAATTCTATTTATACCACTCTCTAAGTTACCATTTAGAACTTTACGTCCTAACAGGTTATACATCTCAAATGTACCATTAGAAGAATCTCCATTAAGCAAAATATTAAGCGTTCTACCATTACTAGGGTTCGGATAAACCTC
This is a stretch of genomic DNA from Reichenbachiella ulvae. It encodes these proteins:
- a CDS encoding ABC transporter ATP-binding protein, which produces MIAVKNISKAFGSLQVLDKISFDLKKGGIFAVLGPNGSGKTTFLKILLGMVLPDSGEIYYQDQPILQSHAYRKHIGYLPQIARFPDNLKVREIIHMIMDIREEPAHPEPLIELFKLDKFMDKKLGDLSGGTRQKVNIVLTFMFDTPVVVLDEPTAGLDPVSLIKLKDLLHQAKNQGKMILITSHIMSLVEELADEVIFLLEGKIYFQGTLSDLQSKTETRDLEHSIAAILEP
- a CDS encoding ABC transporter permease, translated to MIKILKYSFSDLIRSRWSYIYLAFYLLLGFVLLFLNHDLSKAIITMMNVIVVLTPMIGTIFGVMYFYNSREFTELLLAQPVQRTKVFFGQYLGISLSLSLSLIIGLGIPFLAYGLFRSTEIFNFILLLISGTFLTFIFVALSINIALANTNKIKGFGFAILMWLFFAVIYDGLILLSMMVFEDYPLDKFALVASFLNPVDLSRILIILKLDISALLGYTGALFQRFFGTGAGLFFSFSLLLVWVLLPVALLIKVARRKDF
- a CDS encoding glycoside hydrolase family 2 protein translates to MKTTKHLLFVFLSILCSQSAIGQDLLTHAYGRDTYSLNGEWQYIVDPYETGFYDYRFKEKHEKDPGAYWNPGIPKDKSSLIEHSYSDKNTLNVPGDWNSQDRLFLYYEGTVWYKKSFDYQKKKESNRLFLYFGAVNYQAEVYLNGKKLGSHKGGFTPFQFEISSEILKEKDNFVVVKVDNKRHKDEVPTVNTDWWNYGGITRDVMLVETPAVFVEDYFIDLDAPTATLKSKTKKAKAKGWVKLNGAKAGETVTVEIPELKVKQSIKYTGEATAFSLDLPKVELWSDVNPKRYEVVISAANDQLSDLIGFRQIEVSGKDILLNGKPIFLRGICMHEEIATEVRRANSEADALKLLGWAKELNCNFVRLAHYPHNEHIVRAADSLGILLWSEIPVYWTIDFGNPEVLKKAKTQLEEMITRDRNRPSIIIWSVGNETPVSETRTEFMKELVMRTRELDDSRLVSAALEVHYNKDKNTIDDPLGAYTDIVSVNEYLGWYIGLPSYCETAEWETIYDKPLVFSETGAGAKGGFHADSLTRWSEEYQEWLYEEQVKMMKRMPDNYTGLMPWILVDFRSPKRNNPVYQEGWNRKGLIDNEGNKKKAFYVLQKYYKEIEEKTR
- a CDS encoding RICIN domain-containing protein, encoding MGENVSGGAGTTYYVIVNRNRGQGLDVNGGSTADGASQWPDNGGTNQQWEIIQQ
- a CDS encoding IS3 family transposase codes for the protein MISKGQLSMAKQCKLLSLHRSGIYYKPRGESELNLKLMRMMDEHYLHHSFKGARSMHTWLTKDKGLQVSKNRVERLYYRVMGLRATQPGKHTSRRHKAHKVYPYLLRNLTVKRPNQVWAIDITYIPMKKGFMYLIAIIDLYSRYVVNWSVSNSMDADWCLNCLEEAIETHGKPEILNTDQGSQFTSEVFANFVLSQDIKLSMDGKGRAIDNAFIERLWRSVKYEKLYLNPPKDGMDLYLLVAEYFNYYNMERRHTSIENQRPIDLYQTTQKQAA
- a CDS encoding transposase, which produces MTRKKYTSKFKTKVVLEAIKEQSSVAELAQKYELAPQQINLWKREFLANAEGVFEKKGKSKKSQIEDERDQLLKVIGQLKVENDFLNDALR
- a CDS encoding T9SS type A sorting domain-containing protein yields the protein MFSTSSRVISQELTSTRIEVYPNPSNGRTLNILLNGDSSNGTFEMYNLLGRKVLNGNLESGINRIDLPSNTLIGIYIISIKAGVQETKIRVVIN